ATTTTGAGTGGTCATAAGCTATTATTTAATAAGGTATTCCTCGATTAATGCCCAGTTTTTCTATTTGCCGCTCTCCGGCTCCGGAGGCAGATAAAAAACTTTGTAAAGCAGGTCGAGTTCGCCTTCCAGCCTGGCATTTTGAGCTTCCTGGGCGGGACTTTCAGGCTGGGCAACACCCTGCCAGGAAGCATCTTCTGCCAAAGCCTGTGCCAGTTCCCACCTGCGTTTGTATTTACGTTCCTCAAGTTCTTGCAGGGCTTCCACTTGCTCGGGTTTCAAGCGCCGCTGCAAGCCGCGTTTATATAAAAGTTCCATATTCACTTGCAGGGGATAAACCTCGCAGATGGAAACGATTTCCTTCGCCTCATCCCGGCTGTAGGTTTTATCCAGCGTAAGTTCTTTATACAGTTCCATTTCGCTCTTAAAACTGCGCAGGTTCACAAAGCTCAGCCCCTTGCTGTCCAGTTCGCGGCGTTCAATCTCCATAACCGCTTCCTTATCAACGGTATAGACCAATGGCAAATGGATTTGCAGCTCAAACACATTCTGGGTGATGAACAGTGCCACGAAGGCAAAGGCGAATGCCATCACCGGCGCCGCCAGCCAAGCCAGGGAAACTTTGCCCAAAACGCTGTAGCGTATGTTTTTACCTCCCATGGCAAGCCCGATTCCGGTGACCGCGCCCACAATCACGTGGGTGGAGGAAATCGTCACCAGCGGAATGGCGGGAAGCCCCAGCGAATGCAGCAGGTTCTGCAAGCCTTGGGATGAAAACATGAACAGCACAATGGTTTCCGCAATCAGCGCCACCAGAGCCGTCACCGGGGAAAGCTGGAAAATATCCTTGCCCACGGTACCCATCACGCGGTGGGAAAATGTGTAGATGCCCAGCACAACCGACAGCGCGCCAAGAATATACAGAAATTGAACCCCGCTAATCATGAAGGGTCCCAGGCTCAAATCCGGAAAAGGCGAAACCGGAACAAACACGCCCACGGCACTGGCAATCGTGTTCGCGCCCAGAAAATATGAGCCCAGCGCGCCGAAAATCACCAACAGCCAGCGGGTTATCATATCCTGTTCCAAAAGATGGCGTTTACTGCGGTTCACCCAGCGCCTCACGATGTGGAACAAGAGAGCCGCGAACGCCGCCGAAGCCAAAAACGAGACCACCCAACTGCTCGCGATGGTGATCAGTGAATGATAGTCTGTGAGTCTGCCGCTGAAAAAGTTCCATGCCACCAGCGCGCCCACGATTGATTGGGAAATGGAAATCGGGATCCCGGTGCGCACCACTGCCAAAACAATCAGCGCGGCAGCCAGCGCCACGGTGAAAGCTCCGCCCAGGGCGTCAACCGAACCCAATCGGCCCAGGGTTCCCGAAGGCCCGCTTCCCTCAAAAACCGCGCCCAAAAAATAGAAAACGGAAGCAATCAGCGCGGCTTGGCTGAATTTTATCATGCGGGTGGTGACGGCTGCCCCAAAAATGGTGCCGATATTATTGGCGCCCAGGGTCCAGCCGATAAAAAGTCCGCTAATCAGGTAAATGTATATCATTTATGATGCTTAAAGCTGTCTCTTGATGGTGTAGATTGCCAGGCGGTCACAAACGGCCTGGGCATAATCCGAAATCTTTTCCGTGTGGATGGCGAACCAGCGCAGATGGGTTTTCAACGCCAAATCCAAATCCTGCGCGAAAATCAGCCGGCGCAGCTTTTCTCCCATCTGGTCTGCTTCGCGCTCAAAGAAATAGACCTTGTGAATATAGTTGTTCACCTGTCCCAAATCCCGGAAAAAAGAGCGGACGGCATAGGTGAGATGCTCCACCGCGGCGGTGCTGGCGTGGGTGGTTTGCATCCACAAATCATCCAGAATCTCAGGTATTTGCGGCATTTCGATGGAAAATTGCATCAGCGTGTCCTTGATGTTGTCCATCACCTCGTCCGTGTTTTCCAAAATCGCCAAAACATCGCCCCGGTTTTCGGGAATCAGAGTGCGCTCATAAAGATAACGCTCCACCGCCACCCGCAGTTCATCCGCCTTTTTTTCGTTTTCGCGAATCTGGGACAGGCGTTCTTCAAACTGTTCGAAACGCCCCTTGAGATAATCCTCCACGCCAAGCTGAAAAAGCAGCGCGGAATCGCTGATTATATCCAAAAAGCTGTCGATTTGAGATTCGACAAACTTCGTGGTTTTCAACACCAGTGCCATGGCAACTCCTTAATCGCTTCAGAAATTAGATTCTTACAATACAAAACAAGATAAGCATTTTTGTCAAGCAGAAAAGCGGCTTGACGTTGTAGGTTCACGCAGATAGCGCCAATAACGCCGATTTTTTGATAGATTGGGGACGCACAGGATGATGAGGATGAAAAAGGGATTTGGTTTTCAAGCGAGGTGACGAGATGGTGCCTGACATAGCACCGGTTTTAACCCGATTGTCGTTTTATCGTTTTAGGGTTCAAAAAGCTTGCTAACTAACAGCGGAATAGCGAGTTGGAACACCGGATTCATCCGGTCGTAGGTGCCAGATTCATCTGGCACAATGTTCTGCCGACCACCCAGCTCCGCCCTTCAGGCAGAAAGCCCCGAAGCGTCATTCCGAGCGCCAGCGAGGAATCCAGCTCGTGATTCTTAATAGATTAGGGATACACAGGAAAATGAGGATGGAAAAGGGATTACGTTTTAGGGTTCAAAAAGCTTGCTAACTAACAGCGGAATAGCGAGTTGGAGCACCGGATTCATCCGGTCGTAGGTGCCAGATTCATCTGGCACAATGTTCTTCCACCCAGACTCCGCAAACCACCCCATTTCTCTACCAAACAGATTTTGGCATTGACAGAATAAACCTGCTTCCGATACTGGTTTTTTATCAATAAGGAGCTGAATTTATGGAAGACCGGTGGTTATCGATTGAGGAAATTTGCGTTAGCGGCTCCCCAAGAAGGAATTACAGCCAATGAGCAATTTCATCACCAACACGGGCAGCGCCCAGTTAAAGACCAGGCTTGTCACCCTCATCAAGGAAAGCCAGGAACTCAAGTTTCTGGTGGGTTTCTTTTATTTTTCCGGCATCAACGAGTTGATTGAAGGCCTGAAGGCAAACCCCGATCTTTCCATGAAGATATTGGTTGGGCTGAATGTGGATTCCCAGACTTATGGCTTGGTTGAATATGCTGAAAAAACCAGCAAAAAGAGGATTGAACGCGTTGAAGACTATCATGCTTCGGTGCTTGAGGCCATCAATAACGACCTTTTCGACAACGAAACATTCTATGAACAGGCAAACTATATCCTGGACCAAATCATCAGCGACAGAATCATCCTCCGCAAAACTTCCAGACCAAACCACGCCAAGCTCTATCTGTTCAATCTGAAAGAAACCCAGGTGGTAAGCCAGGGTCTTTTCATCACGGGAAGCAGCAATCTCAGCAAAGCGGGTTTAAGCGACCGGGAAGAATTCAACGTCGAAATCTCGGATTACGGCTTTGAAGAGGCGGAAAAATACTTTGATGAGCTCTGGAAAACTGCCATCAAAATCACAGAAACGGATGCTGAAAAAACCAAACTCATCCACAACATTCGTGAAAAAACACTCCTCAAATCCGTCCATCCCTTTGATGCCTATATGTTTGTGGTGAAAACATGGCTGGATAGTTTCCACAAACATTCCTCGGATAGACGCATCTCAATCCTCTTGGAGCGAAAAGGCTACAAATCCTTTAAATACCAGACAGATGCCGTCTCCCAGGCTCTTTCCATCATTGAGGATAATGGCGGGGTCATTTTGGCGGACGTGGTTGGTTTGGGCAAATCCATCATCGCTTCCCTAATCGCCCTAAAGCTGGAAAAAAGAGGAATGGTCATCTGTCCACCAGGCTTGATAGGAGACGACAGCGCAGGCTCAGGCTGGAAAAAATACAAGGAAGATTTTGAATTATACGATTGGGAAGTGCGTTCCGGGGGCGATTTGGATGGAATCATTGAATACATCGGCAATACCGATGGCATCGAAGTGATAATTGTGGACGAAGCGCACCGCTATCGCAATAGCAGAACCCAAACCTATGAAAAACTAAAAACCATCTGCCGGGGCAGAATCGTGATTCTACTCACCGCCACTCCGTTCAACAATTCCCCCGCGGACATCCTCTCCCTGCTCAGCCTGTTTATCGTTCCCAAAAAATCCAACATCACCCTGGGTGACAACCTGGTGGATATCTTCCGCTCTTACAACAACTTGTTCGAAGCCCTTGCCTTCATTCGCAAACACTGGCAGTCAAAAAACCCCGAAAAACTCCAGAAAGCCACAAGGCTATACGCAGCCATCTTTGGCGAAGATAAAATCAATAAATCCAAAGTGCTTGCCAGAGCTGCCCTGCTCTCAAAGCAAATCAGGGAAGTGATTGAACCGGTCACGATTAGAAGAAACAGGCTGGACCTGATGAACGACCCGGACTATCGGGATGAAGTTAAAAAACTCTCCAAAATCGACAATCCCCAGGAATGGTATTACAACCTCACCCCCCAGCAATCCGCATTCTACGACGATGTGATTGAGCTTTATTTCACAGACGACACCGAAAGCGCTGAGAGGTTCAAAGGCCCCATCTACACGCCCTACCGCTATGAAGGCGACACCGAAAATGAAGAAAAACTCAGCCGTCAGGAACAGATAGACCGCTTGAACCAAAACAACCTTTTCAACCTCATGCGCCGCCAAATGGTGAAACGCTTTGAAAGTTCTTTTGGCGCTTTTCGCCAGAGCATTGTCAACATCAGGGAAACCTATGAAAAAATCAAAGAATTCATCAAGGGCTCAAATGGCAGATACTTGCTGAATCGCGAGCTGATAAACAGGGTTGATTGTGATGACCCGGATGAGATTGATGAAATGCTGCGCCAGTTTGCGGAAGAAAACAAAGATGAAGACAGCCAAAAATTCAGGATTTACGATGTGAACAAATTCGCCCTCAAAGATGAGTTTTTTGCCGACATCGAATCCGACATCAGGTTGTTTGATAAAATAATCGACGAAATTGACGCTCTGGCTCTGGTGGAAGATGACCCTAAACGCTCAGCCCTCTTGCAAAACGTGGAAAGCGCTCTCCAGACGGTTCCCCAAAAGCGTGAGCCAAAGCCAAAGCTGGTGATTTTTTCGGAGTATGCCGACACGATCAAATACCTGGAACCGACCCTGAAAGAGAAATTCCCAAACCGGGTTCTGGTGATAACTGGAAAATCCAGCAAACATCTTCTGGAAGAGGTAAACGCGAATTTTGACGCCGCCCATCCCAAATCCAAACGACATGATAAATATGACCTGCTGCTCACAACAGACAAGCTTTCCGAAGGCTTCAACCTGAACCGGGCTGCCATGGTGATAAATTACGACATTCCCTGGAACCCTGTGCGAGTGATACAGCGGGTTGGCCGCATCAACAGGATTAGCAAAAAGGTGTTCGACACCCTCCACATCACAAATTTCTTCCCAACGGAAAAGGGCGCGGATATAGTTAAGAGCCGTGAAATCGCTTCCCACAAAATGTTTATGATTCATCAAACCTTGGGAGAAGACGCCCGCATTTTCGACGCCGATGAAGAGCCCAGCCCCGCCAAGCTTTTTGCCAAGGTGCAGGCTCATCCCGATAGCTTGGAACAGGAAAGCCTCTACACAAAACTCAAAAAACTGCTGCGCCTCTGGGAAAAAGAGCATCCCGACCGCGTGAAAGCCTTGGATGAAATGCCCATCCGGGTCAAAACCGCCAAACCCTTCAATACTGATTCCCTGATTATGTTCATCCGCAAGGGAAAGCTCTTCAGTGTCTGCAAGGATTTCATGGATGAAAACGAACAACTGATGCCTCTGCCCATCGAGGAAGCGCTCCGGATGATTGAATGTGGTCCGGATACACAGCAATTGCCTCTCAGCGATGATTTTTGGCAGAATTACAACCTGCTGAAAGAGGAAGCCCCCAAATTCAGCTACAAACAATCCCAACAGAGCAATTCCGCCAAGGCATTCAATTTCCTGTCCTACCTCCTGGAACAGGATAATGCTGAACTCATGCCCTGGCGTGCTTTCATCATCATGCTGCGGGACGACATTGAAAACTATGGCACTCTCCCGGAAAACACCCTCAAAAACATCAGCGCCTGGGAAAACAGTGGTGAGCCTGATTATCAAATGATTGCCCAGGAACTTGAAAAACTGAGCGCCACCCTCGGCGCCAACTATCTGAAAAAGGTAAAGGACGGCCTGAAAGCCTATGAACAGCAGGTGATTGTGGCTGTGGAGAACCGGATATGGAAATAAACGCCAACATCGTACTCTCAAAGAATTTTTCCCCTGAAAACTGGATTACATACTTCGAAACATCCTCTGAAGCCTTCATCGAAAAACATGATGATTTGACCCAATATGCAGACGAGTTTTTCTCCAATATTACAACCCTTGGCAGTCTGGAGTTTGATGATGGTGCCAAATGCGGCATTTTCATGCTTCAGGTCAGTGGCATCCTCACCGAAAGAAGCTCCAGAATCAAACAGCTCAAAATAGCCCAAGATATCATCACGGGACAGAGGTCCCAGGCTGGCATCTTCATCTTTTATGATGAATCCCACTCCTTCCGTCTCAGCCTGGTTTATCCGATTTACAAGGGCACCAAAAGAAGCTTCAGCAACTATCGCAGACATTCTTTCTATGTAAGCGCCAGCCTGGCCAACAAGACCTATTTGCAGCAATTAAACAAGCATCAAGCAAACACCATGGCCCAGCTAAAAGACATCTTTTCAGTGGATAAGGTGTCTGATGAATTCTACCGGGAATTCGAAAAAGAATACGCTCTGCTCCAGCAAGGCATCAAAAACAGCTTTGACATGGATGTTGACGACGAACTCCGCGGCAATTTTGCCCTGCTTTTCGTGATTCGGGTTATCTTTCTGGGCTTCGTCCAAAAGAAAGGTTGGCTGGGGGATAACGAGAATTTTATCCGCGATTATGTCCGAGCTTAC
Above is a genomic segment from Candidatus Cloacimonadota bacterium containing:
- a CDS encoding inorganic phosphate transporter; amino-acid sequence: MIYIYLISGLFIGWTLGANNIGTIFGAAVTTRMIKFSQAALIASVFYFLGAVFEGSGPSGTLGRLGSVDALGGAFTVALAAALIVLAVVRTGIPISISQSIVGALVAWNFFSGRLTDYHSLITIASSWVVSFLASAAFAALLFHIVRRWVNRSKRHLLEQDMITRWLLVIFGALGSYFLGANTIASAVGVFVPVSPFPDLSLGPFMISGVQFLYILGALSVVLGIYTFSHRVMGTVGKDIFQLSPVTALVALIAETIVLFMFSSQGLQNLLHSLGLPAIPLVTISSTHVIVGAVTGIGLAMGGKNIRYSVLGKVSLAWLAAPVMAFAFAFVALFITQNVFELQIHLPLVYTVDKEAVMEIERRELDSKGLSFVNLRSFKSEMELYKELTLDKTYSRDEAKEIVSICEVYPLQVNMELLYKRGLQRRLKPEQVEALQELEERKYKRRWELAQALAEDASWQGVAQPESPAQEAQNARLEGELDLLYKVFYLPPEPESGK
- a CDS encoding DUF47 family protein encodes the protein MALVLKTTKFVESQIDSFLDIISDSALLFQLGVEDYLKGRFEQFEERLSQIRENEKKADELRVAVERYLYERTLIPENRGDVLAILENTDEVMDNIKDTLMQFSIEMPQIPEILDDLWMQTTHASTAAVEHLTYAVRSFFRDLGQVNNYIHKVYFFEREADQMGEKLRRLIFAQDLDLALKTHLRWFAIHTEKISDYAQAVCDRLAIYTIKRQL
- a CDS encoding helicase, giving the protein MSNFITNTGSAQLKTRLVTLIKESQELKFLVGFFYFSGINELIEGLKANPDLSMKILVGLNVDSQTYGLVEYAEKTSKKRIERVEDYHASVLEAINNDLFDNETFYEQANYILDQIISDRIILRKTSRPNHAKLYLFNLKETQVVSQGLFITGSSNLSKAGLSDREEFNVEISDYGFEEAEKYFDELWKTAIKITETDAEKTKLIHNIREKTLLKSVHPFDAYMFVVKTWLDSFHKHSSDRRISILLERKGYKSFKYQTDAVSQALSIIEDNGGVILADVVGLGKSIIASLIALKLEKRGMVICPPGLIGDDSAGSGWKKYKEDFELYDWEVRSGGDLDGIIEYIGNTDGIEVIIVDEAHRYRNSRTQTYEKLKTICRGRIVILLTATPFNNSPADILSLLSLFIVPKKSNITLGDNLVDIFRSYNNLFEALAFIRKHWQSKNPEKLQKATRLYAAIFGEDKINKSKVLARAALLSKQIREVIEPVTIRRNRLDLMNDPDYRDEVKKLSKIDNPQEWYYNLTPQQSAFYDDVIELYFTDDTESAERFKGPIYTPYRYEGDTENEEKLSRQEQIDRLNQNNLFNLMRRQMVKRFESSFGAFRQSIVNIRETYEKIKEFIKGSNGRYLLNRELINRVDCDDPDEIDEMLRQFAEENKDEDSQKFRIYDVNKFALKDEFFADIESDIRLFDKIIDEIDALALVEDDPKRSALLQNVESALQTVPQKREPKPKLVIFSEYADTIKYLEPTLKEKFPNRVLVITGKSSKHLLEEVNANFDAAHPKSKRHDKYDLLLTTDKLSEGFNLNRAAMVINYDIPWNPVRVIQRVGRINRISKKVFDTLHITNFFPTEKGADIVKSREIASHKMFMIHQTLGEDARIFDADEEPSPAKLFAKVQAHPDSLEQESLYTKLKKLLRLWEKEHPDRVKALDEMPIRVKTAKPFNTDSLIMFIRKGKLFSVCKDFMDENEQLMPLPIEEALRMIECGPDTQQLPLSDDFWQNYNLLKEEAPKFSYKQSQQSNSAKAFNFLSYLLEQDNAELMPWRAFIIMLRDDIENYGTLPENTLKNISAWENSGEPDYQMIAQELEKLSATLGANYLKKVKDGLKAYEQQVIVAVENRIWK